The genomic region CTTTCCAGTTTTACCTTTGTCTTTACCGGAAAGAACCTTAACCATATCGTTCTTTTTCAATTTGGTCTTAACAGCCATCTTTCCTTCCTCCTAGAGAACCTCGGGAGCTAAGGATACAATCTTCATGAATCCAACTTCTCGTAGCTCTCTGGCGACCGGCCCAAAAATACGCTTACCACGTGGTGCGTTATGCGCATCAATAATAACACAAGCGTTATCATCAAAACGTATATATGTTCCGTCAGGCCTTCTGATTTCTTTGCTCGTCCGTACAACTACGGCTTTTTGAACATCCCCTTTCTTAATAGGTGCATTAGGTAAGGCGTCCTTTACGGCAACAACGACGATATCGCCTATTGAAGCAAATGTTCTATGAGAACCGCCAAGAACTTTAATTACCTGTACCCGTTTTGCACCACTGTTGTCGGCGACGTTCAGGTAGGTTTGCATTTGTACCATATCTAAACTCCTTTACCCGACTACTTAGCTCGCTCAACAACTTCTACAAGTCGCCATCGCTTATCTTTACTCATTGGACGAGACTCAATGATTCGTACAGTATCACCAATATGAGCCTCATTATTTTCATCATGAGTCTTATATTTTTTGCTACGAGTCACGTATTTCTTGTAAAGAGGATGAAGAGCTTTGGTTGTAACCGTAACTGTAATGGTTTTCTCCATCTTATCACTTACAACCTGACCAACAAATTGCTTTTTTTCAATTTTTATAGCCACTGTCTTCTCCTATGCCTTACGAAGACCAAGTTCGTATTCTCGAATTATGGTATTCAATCGCGCTAGATTCCTACGTAGAGATCTTTTCTCTAAAGGATTCTCAACGTGTCCTACTACCATGTTCATACGAAGGTCAAAGTATTTTTTATTTATTTCTTCATACTTTGCTTTGGCTTCATCTAAGGTTAATTCTTTGTAAGAATTTTTCATAATCTTATCCCAACTCTCTTCGTGTTACGAATTTAGTCTTAATGGGGAGCTTAGCACTCGCCAATTTCATCGCTTCTGCTGCAAGTTCCTCAGGAACACCTGACATTTCAAACATCATAGTACCTGGTTTAACTACAGCAACCCACTTCTCTGGATTTCCCTTACCTTTTCCCATTCGGGTTTCAGCAGGTTTCTTTGTATAAGGAACATCAGGGAAGATTCGAATCCAAACCTTACCACCCCTTTTGATATGCCTTGTCATAGCAATACGGGCTGCCTCTATTTGACGGTTAGTGATCCATTTGTTCTCTAAACTCATCAAACCGAACTCACCAAAGGATACTTTGTTTCCTCTCTGTGCGTTACCGTCTAAGACTCCACGTTGTTGCTTTCGATATTTTATCTTTTTAGGACTTAACATCTCTAGCTCCTTGCAGACCGTTCTTTGGTTTTCTTAACCAATAGACCGGCATCTTCTTTAGTATCTTTAGATAGGATTTCTCCCTTAAAGACCCATACCTTACAACCGATCTTACCAAATGTTGTATCAGCTTCAGCAAATCCATAATCAATATCAGCTCTAAAAGTATGAAGAGGGACTCGGCCTTCTTTCATTTCCATTTCTCGAGCCATTTCCGCTCCGCCTAAGCGTCCAGAAACTTTGATCTTGATACCTTGAACTCCACCTCGTACTGCGTTTTGTGTGGCCATCTTAAGAGCTCTTCTAAAAGAACCTTTAGACTTAAGTTGTCTTGCCACATTTAATGCAATTACTTGAGCATCAGCTTCAGGCTTCTTAATTTCTTTTATCTTAAGTTGAACTTTTTTATCAGTTAACTTCTGAAGCTTAGTACTAATTTTTTCAATATTAGCACCTTTTGCTCCAATAATAACACCTGGTCTTGCAGTGTGTACAACAATAGTTACCCTTTGAGGTTGTCGTACAATTTCTACATTACCAATTTCTGCGCTTCGAGCCTCAGAAGTGTTCATCAACGCTTTACGAAGATTTAAATCTTCATGAAGAGTATCTGCATACTCACGAGGAGAAACATACCAACGGGATTTCCAGGTTTTGTTAATACCTAATCTAAGACCATAAGGATGTACTTTCTGACCCATCTTACTCTCCCGCCTTTGAAATTTCTTCTACTACAACAGAGATATGACAGCTTCTTTTAATAAGCCTGTCTGCCCGTCCTCTTGATCGTGGCCAAATTCTTTTTTGACTTGGCCCTTCATCAACCATAAGCTCTTTTACAATAAGCATCTCTTCATCAAGTTGCTTATTTGTATATAATGCGTTGGCTGCCGCTGACTGGATAACCTTCCTTAAAAGCTTTGCACTTTTGTTTGGCATGCTTTCCAGCAAAGCGATAGCTTCTGTATATGGCTTAGTGCGTACATTATCAGCAATGGGTCTTACCTTAAATGCTGACATTGGCAATCTCTTTGCAACTGCTCTGTATCCCTTATTAGCTTCCATACCCTAACCTATCTCTTGCCTTTTTTATCCGAACCAGCGTGCCCTCTGAAGAATCTAGTTGGAGCAAATTCTCCTAACTTGTGACCAACGAGGTTTTCAGTAACATAAACAGGAACCCAAGTTTTTCCGTTATACACAGAAATGGTTAAACCAACCATTTCAGGGATGATTGTTGAAGTCCTGGAATATGTCTTGATCATTTTTTTGGAGCCGGCCTTTGTCATTTCTACAACTTTTTTGTAGAGACTCTTAGCGATAAAAGGACCTTTCTTTACAGATCTAGACACACGCTACTCCTATTTCCTTCTTGAAACAATAAACTTGTTAGAAGGTTTAAATTTCTTTCTTGTCTTCTTACCCTTGGTTGAGATACCCCAAGGTGTAACCGGATGTCGACCACCAGAAGTTTTACCTTCACCACCACCATGTGGGTGATCAACTGGGTTCATTACAACCCCTCGAACTTTAGGACGTTTACCTAACCATCGGCTTCTACCTGCTTTACCAAGTGAAACATTCATATGGTCTTCATTTCCAATTGAACCTATTGTTGCGGAACATTTTTTGAAAACCATTCTCATTTCACCAGAAGGCAACTTAACAGTAACATAGTCACCGTCTTTAGCAGCTATCATAGCACTAGTTCCAGCAGAACGAACTAACTGTCCACCCTTACCAAGTTGAAGTTCAATATTGTGAATAACACGTCCAACAGGAATATTCTCCAAAGGAAGTGAGTTTCCAATTTCAATAGGTGCATCAGGACCAGCTTGGATCGTGCTACCAACATTTAAGCCTTTTGGAGCTATAATGTATCTTTTTTCACCATCAAGATAATGGATTAATGCAATATTTGCACTTCTATTTGGATCGTATTCAATATGAGCGACTTTACCAGGAACAGAAAACTTGTTTCTTCTAAAGTCAATTGCTCTATATTTCTTTTTGTGTCCACCGCCTCGGCGACGTACACTGATTCTTCCACCAGCGCCTCTTCCAGCGTTCTTTCCCTTACCAGAAGTCAATGACTTCTCAGAACCACGTCTAGTGATATCATCAAAAGTAAGAGATGTCTTGAAACGAAGGCCAGGTGTATTTGGTTTGTATGATTTAATTCCCATCTATAACCCCTTCGCTCCTAGGCGCCTTCAAAGATATCAATCTTGTCACCGGCTTTAATAGTGACGATAGCCTTTTTCCAAGACTTTCCGGCACCTGTGCCTCTTCTATGACCAGATTTTGAAGCTACTGATTTTGCTTTTGCCTTTACATTAATAATGTTGCAGCACTTTACAGTAACTTTAAATACTTCACTGATAGCGGAGATAACATCAACCTTGTTAGCCCTAGGATCTACTTTGAAAACATATTTCTTAGCTTCACCTTCTCTCAATGAATTGGTTTTTTCGGTTAATACCGGTGCAATAATAACTTGTTCAGCTCTCATGTCGCCCCCCTATTTACCTTCACCGTAGAATTCATTGAGATTTAAGGCTGCACCTTCTTGCACAATTACATTCTTTGAATAAAACAAATCATGTGCTCTCAATCTGTTATATGACAAGAACTTCACCCAAGGAAGGTTTCTACCAGCTCTTCTAATCATGGCGTCATCCTCTTTAAGGATAACAATAGCTTTTTCCTGAGGAGCTAAATTAGTCAGAATCTTTACAAGATCCTTTGTTTTACCACTTTCAATAGTAAAATCTTCTATTACTTTAAAATCCTCACCAGCTGCCTTTAAACTCAATATTGACTTCAACGCCAATCTTTTGACTTTTTTTGGTAAGCTATAGCTATAATCCCGTGGCTTAGGTCCAAACACAACACCACCACCTCTCCAAAGAGGGGATCTTTTATGTCCGGCTCGAGCACGACCAGTACCCTTTTGTCTCCATGGTTTTGCACCACTACCATTAACCTCACTACGGTTTTTGGTAGAAGCAGTACCAACACGAAGGTTAGCTAGTTCGTTTCGAATTGCATGATAGATGGAACCTTCAGAGACTTCCCGTGCGAACACAGTGTCATCTAACTGAATCTTACGGAGTTCTTTTCCATCTACTGAATAGACTGCTTTGTCCATAATATTCCTCTATTTCTTCTTAGCCTTTTTAACGACTACAAATCCGTCTTTATTTCCAGGAACAGCTCCCTTTACAAGGAGAACCTGGCTTTCTGTATCAACAGCAACGACTCTCAAATTCTGTACTGTCTTTTTGTCACCACCCATTCTACCGGCCATTTTCAGACCTTTGATGGTTTTTGAAGGGGTTGCAGCCATACCGGTTGAACCGTTGGCTCTGTGAAACTTCGAACCGTGAGTGGCTCTACCACCACTAAATCCGTGTCTCTTCATAACACCCTGGAAACCCTTACCTTTACTTTGACCTGTTATGTCTACAAAAGATAAGTCTTCAAGTAGTTCGACACCAAAAATGTCACCCACTTTGCATTCCTTTTCAAAATCCTTCATTTCTACAAGACATTTCTTAGGTTTAACACCTTCAGTAAATTGTCCTGCGAACGGCTTAGTAATTCGGCTTTCTTTTTTATCAACAGTACCAAGAACTATAGAATTATAGCCGTGCTTTTCGGTGTTCCGCTCTTCGATAACTGTATTAGGTTCAACCTTAATAACTGTTACTGGCGTTAGGACGCCCTGCTCATCGAACACCTGAGTCATTCCTACTTTCTTGCCGATCAGCCCTATCATCTTATACCCCAATTCTTAGTCTAATAACCAACTACTGCTTGATCTCTACATCAACACCAGCAGGTAACTCTAACTGCATCAATGCATCCATTACCGCAGAGGTCGGTTCAAGAATGTCGATGAGCCTTTTATGCGTTCGCATCTCAAACTGCTCCCTACTCTTCTTGTTAACGTGAGGAGACCGCAGTACGGTATACTTGTTAATCTTAGTAGGCAATGGAATAGGTCCACTAACCTTAGTACCTGCCTTCTGTACTGTTTGAACAATACTTCTAGCACTTTGATCGATTAACTCTACGTCAAAACCTCTGAGTCTGACTCGAATTCTTTCGCTACTCATCATAACTCCCAAAAAAAAGCCTCGCCTAGGAGCGAGGCCCCATTGTTATCAATACTTACTCGATTATCTCGATTACCTGTCCAGAGGCGACTGTTCGTCCACCTTCTCGGATAGCAAATCGAAGACCCTTATCCATCGCAACTGGGTGAATAAGTTCTACTGTAAGCTCAGTGTTGTCACCAGGCATAACCATTTGTTTATCTTCAGGAAGAGTTACTGTACCAGTAATATCTGTTGTTCTGAAGTAGAACTGAGGTCTATAACCAGAGAAGAATGGATTATGTCGTCCACCTTCATCTTTGGTCAAACAATAAATTGTTGCCTTGAACTTAGTATGAGGAGTAATTGTTCCTGGTTTTGCAAGAACCTGTCCTCTTTCAACTTCTTTCTTGTCAACACCTCGAAGAAGCGCACCAATGTTATCACCGGCTTGACCTTCATCAAGAAGTTTGTTGAACATTTCAACACCAGTA from Spirochaeta cellobiosiphila DSM 17781 harbors:
- the rpsJ gene encoding 30S ribosomal protein S10 — protein: MSSERIRVRLRGFDVELIDQSARSIVQTVQKAGTKVSGPIPLPTKINKYTVLRSPHVNKKSREQFEMRTHKRLIDILEPTSAVMDALMQLELPAGVDVEIKQ
- the rplD gene encoding 50S ribosomal protein L4, producing the protein MDKAVYSVDGKELRKIQLDDTVFAREVSEGSIYHAIRNELANLRVGTASTKNRSEVNGSGAKPWRQKGTGRARAGHKRSPLWRGGGVVFGPKPRDYSYSLPKKVKRLALKSILSLKAAGEDFKVIEDFTIESGKTKDLVKILTNLAPQEKAIVILKEDDAMIRRAGRNLPWVKFLSYNRLRAHDLFYSKNVIVQEGAALNLNEFYGEGK
- the rpmC gene encoding 50S ribosomal protein L29, with amino-acid sequence MKNSYKELTLDEAKAKYEEINKKYFDLRMNMVVGHVENPLEKRSLRRNLARLNTIIREYELGLRKA
- the rplV gene encoding 50S ribosomal protein L22, with translation MEANKGYRAVAKRLPMSAFKVRPIADNVRTKPYTEAIALLESMPNKSAKLLRKVIQSAAANALYTNKQLDEEMLIVKELMVDEGPSQKRIWPRSRGRADRLIKRSCHISVVVEEISKAGE
- the rpsS gene encoding 30S ribosomal protein S19: MSRSVKKGPFIAKSLYKKVVEMTKAGSKKMIKTYSRTSTIIPEMVGLTISVYNGKTWVPVYVTENLVGHKLGEFAPTRFFRGHAGSDKKGKR
- the rpsQ gene encoding 30S ribosomal protein S17; amino-acid sequence: MKIEKKQFVGQVVSDKMEKTITVTVTTKALHPLYKKYVTRSKKYKTHDENNEAHIGDTVRIIESRPMSKDKRWRLVEVVERAK
- the rplP gene encoding 50S ribosomal protein L16, which translates into the protein MLSPKKIKYRKQQRGVLDGNAQRGNKVSFGEFGLMSLENKWITNRQIEAARIAMTRHIKRGGKVWIRIFPDVPYTKKPAETRMGKGKGNPEKWVAVVKPGTMMFEMSGVPEELAAEAMKLASAKLPIKTKFVTRRELG
- the rplC gene encoding 50S ribosomal protein L3, yielding MIGLIGKKVGMTQVFDEQGVLTPVTVIKVEPNTVIEERNTEKHGYNSIVLGTVDKKESRITKPFAGQFTEGVKPKKCLVEMKDFEKECKVGDIFGVELLEDLSFVDITGQSKGKGFQGVMKRHGFSGGRATHGSKFHRANGSTGMAATPSKTIKGLKMAGRMGGDKKTVQNLRVVAVDTESQVLLVKGAVPGNKDGFVVVKKAKKK
- the rplB gene encoding 50S ribosomal protein L2, yielding MGIKSYKPNTPGLRFKTSLTFDDITRRGSEKSLTSGKGKNAGRGAGGRISVRRRGGGHKKKYRAIDFRRNKFSVPGKVAHIEYDPNRSANIALIHYLDGEKRYIIAPKGLNVGSTIQAGPDAPIEIGNSLPLENIPVGRVIHNIELQLGKGGQLVRSAGTSAMIAAKDGDYVTVKLPSGEMRMVFKKCSATIGSIGNEDHMNVSLGKAGRSRWLGKRPKVRGVVMNPVDHPHGGGEGKTSGGRHPVTPWGISTKGKKTRKKFKPSNKFIVSRRK
- the rpsC gene encoding 30S ribosomal protein S3; its protein translation is MGQKVHPYGLRLGINKTWKSRWYVSPREYADTLHEDLNLRKALMNTSEARSAEIGNVEIVRQPQRVTIVVHTARPGVIIGAKGANIEKISTKLQKLTDKKVQLKIKEIKKPEADAQVIALNVARQLKSKGSFRRALKMATQNAVRGGVQGIKIKVSGRLGGAEMAREMEMKEGRVPLHTFRADIDYGFAEADTTFGKIGCKVWVFKGEILSKDTKEDAGLLVKKTKERSARS
- the rplW gene encoding 50S ribosomal protein L23 gives rise to the protein MRAEQVIIAPVLTEKTNSLREGEAKKYVFKVDPRANKVDVISAISEVFKVTVKCCNIINVKAKAKSVASKSGHRRGTGAGKSWKKAIVTIKAGDKIDIFEGA
- the rplN gene encoding 50S ribosomal protein L14 translates to MVQMQTYLNVADNSGAKRVQVIKVLGGSHRTFASIGDIVVVAVKDALPNAPIKKGDVQKAVVVRTSKEIRRPDGTYIRFDDNACVIIDAHNAPRGKRIFGPVARELREVGFMKIVSLAPEVL